GAAATACCATTATCCTAACGATGGATTAACGTTCTTACCCACTGTTTCAAATTTACAATCCCCATTTCTTATACAACTCCGGTCTGCGGCTGCGTAAGACAGGCTCTTGCTGTCTTTCTGTAAGAATTTGAGAAAGGTCAATTGCTGTAACGAGGACTTCCTCCCCATCACCTGCTTGAGCAAGCACTTCTCCCCGCGGATTAACCACCATACTGTGCCCACAATAAGTTATATTTTGCTCCGTTCCCACTCTGTTAACGGCGACGGTAAACAATTGATTGTCCTGCGCCCGGGCACGGGTCCGCAAATGAAGAAGATATTCATAATTTTTAGGTACTGCAGAGGGAATGACAATCAACTGTGCACCTTGCAAAGCCAAAATCCTGAATATCTCCCCGAAAGCGTGATCGTAGCAAGTTGCGGTGCCTAACCTGATACCCAGAACATCAAAAACCGGAAAAGTGGACCCGCTTCTGAAAAATTGATGCTCCGTAGGATAGAGATGAACTTTGCGATACTTACCGATATATTCGCCTTTTCCATTAAGAACAAAGGTGGTGTCATAAAGAACGCCTTCTTGCAATTCATCCCGCTCAACAATATTGGCCACCACTGCTGTCTCCCATTCCAAGGCTTTTTGCGCCAACCGTTCTGTCGTCGGTCCTGGGATTGTCTCTGCCAATTCGTAAAAATCCTTACTGATTAATTCTAAATGATAACCGGTTGTAAATAATTCAGGGTAACACACGAGATCCACTTCGGCACCTACTTGGTCGAAATAACGCTCTGCTTTGCTCAGGTTACTCTCTTTGTCTTTTAATGTACAATCCATCTGTACAACACCAATTGTTAATTGGGACATTAATTCCACCTCCCTCATCTAAGTACTGAAATAACCTTATCCCTTAACCGCTCCACTGGTTAGCGCACCAACAATAAAACGCTGCAGGAGAATAAACACTAACATAACCGGTAAGATGGCCAGCATACTGGCCGCAGCAAGGTAATGGGTTGTTATGGCATCTATTGTAGATTGCAGGTTGACCAATCCGACGGAGACAGGGTATAACTCGTTGTTGTCCAGCAGGATAAACGGAATCACAAATTGGGACCAGCTTTGAACACCAACCAAAATAGAGGTTGACACAATTCCCGGAACACTCACAGGGAGGATCACCTTAAGCAACGTTTGCAATCGGGTGCAGCCGTCTACAATGGCTGCTTCGTCTATGGCTTGGGGAATAGTATCGAAAAATCCTTTCAGAAACCATGTGCTAAATGGTAACTGAATAGCCACATAAACCAAAATTAAACTGGCATGGGTGTTGATCAAATCAACCTGGACAAAGAAACGATACAATGGAATGGCAATCACCACAGGAGAAATCATTTGAAACATGATCACAGCAAACAAGGAGATTTTTTTATATTTAAAGTTAAATCTAGAAAATGCATATGCAGCAGGAATGGCCACGAGCAAAGTAAATAATACCGTTAACAGCACAATTTTGGCCGAATTATACAGGTAATTGACAATGTTAGTATTTTGAAATACATGCAAATAGTTAGCAAACTGCGGGTCAGTTGAAAACCAAATTAATGGTGTAGCAAACAGCTCCTGTACGGATTTCAGAGATAGTGACAACACCCAAAAAATCGGAAACAAAAAGAATAGCAAGACAAATACGTAAGCCAAGTAGATGCCGCTGTTAATCCAACGTTCCTTATGATGTTTACTCATCTTAAGCCACCACCTGCTTCTTCTCCATGTAGTGGAAGTAGATTATTGTCATCAAGGTGTTGATCGCCAGAAGAACCACCGCCGTTGCTGCTCCTTGCCCCAATTCAAATTCACGGAAAATACGGTTGTAGATGCTCAGAGCAATCACCTCTGTGCTTTGCCCCGGACCTCCTCCAGTCAAAGCCATCACCATATCGAAGGTATTGAACGTATCTACTGTGATAATGATCAGGTTAATCAGTAAGAGAGGGGCTAAAGTGGGAATCACCACATAAACTAAGCGCTTAATAGCATTGGCTCCATCAATCATGGCCGCTTCAATTATATCCCTGGGCAACGTTTGCAAGCCAGCGTAAATCATGATCATACTGAATGCGGTACCCCTCCAAATGTTAGCCAAAGTAACCGAGATTAAAGCAACATTGGGGTCGGATAAGAAAGGCAAACTCCATCCAAAAAAAGAGTGAAGCATATAATTGATGACACCAATTTGGGATTCGTTATACAACATACTCCAAATGATTCCTATAATCACCCCTGGAATGGCCCAAGCGGACAAGACAGACGTACGGACCATGACTGTGCCAGTTAAACCACGTTTAACTCCCTGATCGATAAGCAAAGCGATGAGACAACCCAGCAACATTTGAAAGAGAACACTAAAGAAAACAAAAAACAGAGTAATCAAGATCATACGGGAGAATCCACTTGAGGTAAACAAGGTGAGATATGAACTTAAGGTATAGTCATATTCAGCACTAATTAAGTTGGCATTGGTAAAGCTGAGGCGAATCATATCCACAATGGGATACAGAAAAACAAAAACTAGTATCATTGCCAAAGGAAATAACCAAGGTACCGGGGAATTCCCCAGCACCTTGAAGATAGACACTTTTGCTGACGAAGTCTGTTGATAATCAAGTTTCAGGTTTGTCATGTTACCCTCTTCCTTATACCTTAAGATTAACTAACGACCTATTTAGCCACTGCATTCCAAGCTTCTTCTAGAGCTTCTTCAGGAGACTTGTTTCCGGAGACGATATCTGATACAGCAATCTGTAACTGTGTAGAGATTTCCGGATAGACTGTGGCTGCTGGTCTCATCCGTGCAAATTCAGCCAAGTGCTCTCTAAAGATATCGGTAAATTCATTTCCTTCATATGCTTCATGTTCATAAACCGAATGGCGCGTTGGCAAGTAGCCGCCCAATGTGCACCATGAGGCCATTCCTTCATCGCCGACAAATGTCCGCATCAGAAAATCAAAAGCAAGCTCCTGTTTAACAGGGTCATCGGTAAATATACCCCAGGCCCAGCCACCTGCCGTCGTTGCTTGTTGACCAGCTTCCCGCTGCGGCAATGGAGCGACGGCCCATTTAGCCATGTCGTCCTCACTCAGAATTTCAGCCAA
This Caldalkalibacillus uzonensis DNA region includes the following protein-coding sequences:
- a CDS encoding carbon-nitrogen hydrolase family protein; the encoded protein is MSQLTIGVVQMDCTLKDKESNLSKAERYFDQVGAEVDLVCYPELFTTGYHLELISKDFYELAETIPGPTTERLAQKALEWETAVVANIVERDELQEGVLYDTTFVLNGKGEYIGKYRKVHLYPTEHQFFRSGSTFPVFDVLGIRLGTATCYDHAFGEIFRILALQGAQLIVIPSAVPKNYEYLLHLRTRARAQDNQLFTVAVNRVGTEQNITYCGHSMVVNPRGEVLAQAGDGEEVLVTAIDLSQILTERQQEPVLRSRRPELYKKWGL
- a CDS encoding carbohydrate ABC transporter permease, yielding MSKHHKERWINSGIYLAYVFVLLFFLFPIFWVLSLSLKSVQELFATPLIWFSTDPQFANYLHVFQNTNIVNYLYNSAKIVLLTVLFTLLVAIPAAYAFSRFNFKYKKISLFAVIMFQMISPVVIAIPLYRFFVQVDLINTHASLILVYVAIQLPFSTWFLKGFFDTIPQAIDEAAIVDGCTRLQTLLKVILPVSVPGIVSTSILVGVQSWSQFVIPFILLDNNELYPVSVGLVNLQSTIDAITTHYLAAASMLAILPVMLVFILLQRFIVGALTSGAVKG
- a CDS encoding carbohydrate ABC transporter permease; the protein is MTNLKLDYQQTSSAKVSIFKVLGNSPVPWLFPLAMILVFVFLYPIVDMIRLSFTNANLISAEYDYTLSSYLTLFTSSGFSRMILITLFFVFFSVLFQMLLGCLIALLIDQGVKRGLTGTVMVRTSVLSAWAIPGVIIGIIWSMLYNESQIGVINYMLHSFFGWSLPFLSDPNVALISVTLANIWRGTAFSMIMIYAGLQTLPRDIIEAAMIDGANAIKRLVYVVIPTLAPLLLINLIIITVDTFNTFDMVMALTGGGPGQSTEVIALSIYNRIFREFELGQGAATAVVLLAINTLMTIIYFHYMEKKQVVA